The proteins below are encoded in one region of Neodiprion virginianus isolate iyNeoVirg1 chromosome 7, iyNeoVirg1.1, whole genome shotgun sequence:
- the LOC124308641 gene encoding uncharacterized protein LOC124308641: protein MHRNQSLLIIVTLVFLLLGGGTGSLKSILETGRDFHVEQSSNWIVFFYRKCLVNAGNPIVLAGNINKKMTVSIHRSMKTTIILFTEPVTTLDQIYSRTKGTSHFYDKRHFRYQSKAGGFLVAAKSRPVLGVMIDKLKTSRWWNHSALFIIIGEESDNHGCHNAYSFLWTAWQAGMLSAVYLCREKETAGLTLFAYHPFRDHVPTAGWERVASYAGRNGHPWTLFRRQLDEITEKTYAINCGEILFEKTANLNGYPVRVNAMNISPKLTFSAMNDADTLKVHSYSGEDGWLASTLWSFLNVTLIHVPYNGDWGMGFTEANGSHFGMKADIASGRVDIGLNQRYAQPDFGLGTTYPHISASYCFMTKSKENVPFLVDLTRGMNWWIGLLTLGSALVLTLLLDCLEGRGYRYAWLNVLRIVISNSLIRPPRRFSARLLFLGGMLVCGTMNVLFQGKMSALVAKPRSYENIETLDELEKFGFDMHGFISFKKFIWRDRLRERFVDSQDDLECFKRVIDGLPIACAGHCINLWEQSKLDNRFHVAEELILRYYSYYLTRTDWPLLQRVDVLISRMVSAGLPNIWRRFTLWNVKVRTHSIDRNSSYPETWLVKLNDLHILFYAYMMALFFALLVFAIELVCSRWMRRK from the exons ATGCATCGTAACCAATCTCTTCTTATAATTGTTACCctagtttttttattacttggAGGCGGTACCGGTTCACTGAAATCGATTCTAGAAACTGGAAGAGATTTTCACGTTGAACAATCGTCAAACTGGATC GTATTCTTCTACCGGAAGTGTCTGGTGAATGCCGGAAACCCGATTGTATTGGCTGGAAacatcaataaaaaaatgacagtTTCTATCCACCGTTCGATGAAGACGACGATCATCTTATTCACGGAACCAGTCACGACCCTGGATCAAATTTACTCCAGGACGAAGGGGACCAGTCACTTTTATGACAAAAGACACTTCCGGTACCAGTCGAAGGCGGGGGGCTTCTTGGTGGCCGCAAAGTCTCGGCCAGTCCTGGGGGTCATGATAGATAAACTGAAGACTTCGAGGTGGTGGAATCACTCGGCACTCTTCATAATCATCGGTGAAGAATCTGATAACCACGGATGCCACAACGCCTACAGCTTTCTCTGGACGGCCTGGCAAGCTGGTATGCTTTCGGCGGTGTATTTGTGCCGCGAAAAGGAAACTGCAGGCCTGACTCTCTTCGCTTACCATCCCTTCAGAGACCATGTTCCAACCGCCGGTTGGGAGAGGGTGGCGAGTTACGCAGGACGGAATGGTCATCCTTGGACTCTTTTCCGGCGGCAACTCGATGAGATTACTGAAAAAACGTACGCGATTAACTGCGGTGAAATATTGTTCGAGAAGACTGCGAACCTGAACGGATATCCGGTGCGTGTTAACGCGATGAACATATCGCCGAAGCTTACGTTTTCGGCGATGAACGATGCGGACACTCTCAAAGTGCACAGCTACTCCGGGGAAGACGGCTGGCTGGCTTCGACTCTTTGGAGCTTCTTGAACGTCACTTTAATTCATGTACCCTACAACGGTGATTGGGGAATGGGATTTACTGAGGCGAATGGCTCCCACTTCGGAATGAAGGCCGACATCGCGAGTGGCAGGGTCGACATTGGGCTTAACCAGCGTTACGCGCAGCCGGATTTCGGCCTGGGAACGACCTATCCTCACATCAGTGCGAGCTATTGCTTCATGACTAAATCCAAGGAGAACGTTCCCTTCCTGGTTGATTTGACGAGGGGCATGAACTGGTGGATCGGACTGCTGACTTTGGGCTCTGCTTTGGTGCTGACGCTGTTGTTGGACTGCCTCGAAGGCCGAGGGTATCGATACGCCTGGTTAAACGTACTGCGAATTGTCATTTCGAACAGTCTGATACGACCCCCGCGTCGGTTTTCGGCCAGATTACTATTCTTGGGAGGCATGCTGGTTTGCGGTACGATGAATGTACTCTTTCAAGGAAAGATGTCAGCTCTCGTTGCCAAGCCCAGGAGCTACGAGAACATTGAGACTCTGGATGAGCTCGAAAAATTCGGATTCGATATGCACGGTTTTATCTCTTTCAAGAAGTTTATATGGCGTGATCGACTTCGGGAGAGATTTGTGGATTCCCAAGATGACCTTGAGTGCTTTAAACGCGTTATCGACGGCCTACCCATCGCTTGTGCTGGTCACTGCATCAATCTTTGGGAACAGTCTAAACTGGATAACAGATTTCATGTTGCCGAAGAGCTCATTTTACGATACTATAGCTACTATTTGACCAGAACCGATTGGCCTCTTCTACAACGCGTTGATGTCCTCATCTCTAGGATGGTGTCGGCTGGTTTACCAAATATTTGGAGACGCTTTACGCTGTGGAATGTCAAGGTCAGGACTCACTCGATAGATCGCAATTCGTCATATCCTGAGACTTGGCTCGTCAAACTCAATGATCTTCACATCTTGTTCTACGCTTATATGATGGCCCTGTTTTTTGCTCTGCTTGTCTTCGCTATCGAACTAGTATGCTCCAGATGGATGAGAAGGaagtaa
- the LOC124308644 gene encoding geranylgeranyl transferase type-2 subunit beta yields MSKLMKDVVLPPKIPKLLIEKHGNYLASYGNNKDDYEFCMTEYLRMSGMFWGLTAMDLMGQLDRMDKQEVLEFVAKCQHDCGGISASIDHDPHLLYTLSAVQILCMYDALDVIDVEKIVEYVQKRQMPDGSFTGDIWGELDNRFSFCAVATLSLLGRLDAINVDKAVEYVLSCMNFDGGFGSKPGSESHAGLIYCCVAFLSITGHLHEIDADQLGWWLCERQLPSGGLNGRPEKLPDVCYSWWVLSSLTILGRLHWIDKNELINFVLACQDPETGGFSDRPGDMVDPFHTLFGLTAISLLDADSSLKPVNPTYCMPQYVIDRIGLKPSRVD; encoded by the exons ATG tcgaAGCTGATGAAAGATGTGGTATTACCAccaaaaattccaaaattacTTATAGAGAAACACGGAAATTATTTAGCCTCCTATGGTAACAACAAAGACGATTAT GAATTCTGTATGACCGAGTACCTCAGGATGTCTGGAATGTTTTGGGGTCTAACGGCAATGGATTTGATGGGCCAATTGGACAGAATGGACAAGCAGGAGGTTTTGGAATTTGTAGCAAAGTGCCAGCACGACTGCGGTGGAATCAGTGCCAGCATTGACCACGATCCCCACTTACTTTACACCCTGAGCGCCGTGCAGATATTGTGCATGTACGACGCTCTGGATGTTAtagatgttgaaaaaatcgtcgaaTACGTGCAAAAAAGGCAGATGCCTGATGGAAGTTTCACAGGGGATATCTGGGGCGAATTGGATAACAGATTTTCATTCTGCGCAGTCGCCACTCTTTCGTTACTG GGTAGACTGGATGCGATAAACGTTGACAAAGCTGTTGAGTATGTCTTGAGCTGCATGAATTTCGACGGCGGTTTTGGTTCAAAACCAGGCTCCGAGAGTCACGCTGGTTTGATTTACTGTTGCGTTGCGTTCTTGTCAATAACCG GACACCTTCACGAAATTGATGCTGACCAGCTGGGCTGGTGGCTATGCGAAAGGCAGCTACCATCCGGCGGGCTCAACGGGAGACCTGAAAAATTACCCGATGTTTGTTATTCATGGTGGGTTTTGTCCTCGCTAACTATTTTGGGTCGTCTTCATTGGATAGACAAAAATGAGCTG ATAAATTTCGTCTTGGCGTGTCAGGATCCTGAAACGGGTGGGTTCAGCGATCGCCCTGGAGACATGGTTGACCCTTTCCACACGCTGTTCGGTCTGACGGCCATTTCGCTCTTGGACGCGGACTCTTCGTTGAAACCTGTAAATCCGACGTACTGTATGCCGCAGTACGTGATTGACCGAATCGGTCTTAAGCCCTCACGGGTAGATTAA